The Pseudomonas alkylphenolica genomic sequence CTTATAATTTTTCGGGCAGGCATGAAAAAGCCCGCATGAGCGGGCTTGGGGTGGGGGAGTTGAATTACTTTCGCCGAGGGGACCTGCGAACAGTGGACCACCAGAATACGCGTCCCAGCATGCGGACCTCGTCATGCCACTGCTCGGCGGTCATCACTTCATCTGGGTATTCGTCGTCGTTTTCGCTGCTGATGCGAATCGAGCCTTGCGGTAGGCGATACAGGTATTTGGTGCGCAGCATGCCGCCATGATTGAAGGCATAGATTTCTCCGTCGATGATCGACGTGTCGCTCATGTCGAAGCCAATGGCTGCGCCGTCCAGAATCAGCCGTTCCATACTTCGGCCCTTGACCCTGGCGACCGCTGCGCTCCTCTTGTCGACTCCGGCTGCGCGTAGGGTGGCGCAACTGAAGCGCAGCTTACGGCCAGCAACCTCTATTACTTCTGTCATTCCATTGCCACCAGAAAACTCCACTTCGGCGAAGTAGGGGACTTCGACGTCGTCTTCATCAAGCGGGTCGCCTTCGTCCCATGCCGAAAGCTCACCCAGTAACTCAATCTCGTGATGGGTGACCTGGTTGGTGGGCTTCGTACCTTCCTGAACCATAGGGCCTACGCCTTCGGCAAGCCAGATAGGGCTCACCTGGCATACCTGAGCAATTTTGGTTAGGTGGACGCTACGGAGGTTCTTGCCCGTTTCCAGCTGCGAAATGACGGGTTGCTCTACACCGACCTTTTCGGCCAGGGAGCGCTGGGTCAGCTGCGCGTGCTTGCGAGCTGCCTTGATTCGATCTGCGAGGGTATCCATGCCAGTGAATTTATAAGGCAACTTATAGGCTTGCAAATAAGCCTCCTTATTCATAAAGTATAAGCACGCTTATCAGGAGTTAAATCCATGACCCCCATTGAAAAGCTCGTCGATTTCTTTGGCGGGCAAGCAAAGACGGCTGCAGCGCTCGGCGTAAGTCAGGCGGCCGTTTCGTATTGGTTCACTGGAGCTCACACCATGAGCGCCAAGCGGGCATTTCTTGCTGAAGAGCTGACAGACGGCGCAGTAACGGCGAAAGAGCTGTGTCAGCCAGTGAAAGGCAAAGCGGCCTGACGAGGTGAATTATCCGTCTCCTGGCATTGCGCCAGTAGATGACCAAAACACCTGCTGATCCATCCAGTACCCAAATCGCAGGCACAAAAAAGCCGGTGGCTAGACCGGCTTCTTCACAACACAACGAGGTGCAATTATGCACACCGCATTCGATACAGGCAACACCCATCCTCCCGCGACAGGTTCTGCTATTTCGCCAAACCTGTCGCGTCAGGTCATGTCGTCCCGGGAGATTGCCGAGCTGATCGGTAAGGCGCACGACAACGTGCTGCGGGACGCCCGCGCCCTGGTCAAACAGGGTGTCCTCAAATCTGAGGAGACCCCTTACACCCATCCGCAAAACGGCCAAGCCTACCCGGAGTTCCTGCTCAGCCAACGTGACACTCTGGTGCTGGTCTCCGGTTACAACGCGCAGCTGCGCGCCAAGATCATCGATCGCTGGCAGGAGCTGGAGGGCAGGGTAGTTGGCCAGTTCCAAATCCCGACCACCTTCGCCGAGGCCCTGCGCGCTGCTGCCGACCAGGCCGAGCAGAATTTGCAATTGCAAAAAGTGGTCGAGCTGCAAGCGCCAAAGGTCGCGGCCATCAAGCGCTTGGCGGCTGCCGGTGGCGCGATCTGCATCACCGATGCTGCCAAGCACCTCCAAGTCTCACCCTCCAAGCTGTTCGACTGGCTGGAGCAGCACCGCTGGATCTTCCGCCGCAAGGGTTCCCGTCGCTGGATCGCTTATCAGCCACGCATCACGGCCGGCCTGATGAAGCACAAGGTGACCGGCCTGAAGCCAGATGCAGAAACCGGCGCAGAGCGCGCTGCGTTTGATGTGCTGGTAACACCGAAGGGAATTGCCCGATTGGCAGAGCTTCTGCGGGAGGTCGCGTAATGGCTGGAGATTGGATCAAGTTCGAACTGACCACCTTGGACAAGCCCGAGGTCTGTCAGATCGCTGACCTGGCCGACATCGATCTTGATGCCGTGATTGGAAAACTCATGCGCGTCTGGGGTTGGTTCGATCAGCAGACCGAGAAAGGTAACGCTCCAAGCGTTAGTAAAAAGTTACTGGATCGCTTGGTCGGCGTTATTGGTTTCTGCGAGCACATGAAGTCGGTTGGCTGGATGGTCGAATCCGACGGGGTGATTAGCCTTCCTCATTTCGAGCGACACAACGGCAAGACCGCCAAAAACAGGCTTCTCACTGCCAAGCGGGTCGCAAACCATAAGGCAACTAACGCCAAAGGTAACGCTGCGAACGTTAGCGGTGCGTTACCTAAAGAAGATGTAGATAAGAATAAAGAACCTCTCTCTACGCACGAACCCGTCGACCCCCGCATGCCCAGCGAAATGACCTTGGCCTGGGTGCCGGATGACAAACTGCTGAAAACTTATGCCGTGCACAGCGGCGTAGCGCTGACCCTGTTCACCGAAGAAGTACGCCGCGCGTTCACTGCCCACTATGAATCCCGCGGGCAAGTAAACACCCAGGCCGAGTGGGTGCAGATGCTGGTCAAGTGGGTGGTCAGCGACAAAAACCGGGCTGCCGCCTCCAATGTCACCCAGTTCCGGCCGAAGGGCTCGCCTACGCAGGAATTCGATGACGACGATGACCACTGGGCGCCGGGGGTGCAATCGTGATGAAAAACGTAGCCGTGATTGCCCAGGGCTTGTGGTCGGATGCCAAGGCCGGCGAGCTTATCCCTGCCGGTGTCAGCGAGCAGAAGGTCCGCGACACTGAAGAACGCAACACACTGGTGGCAGCGATCAACGAGCTGTTCAAAGAGCTTCGTTCTATTCGCTCAGCTTGGCGCCAGGCCTGGCCCGACAAGGAGACCTACCAAGCAGCGAAGCGCCAGTGGTACCAGGCATTTCTAGAAGAGGGCATTTGCAGTCAGGGTCAAGTGGCCTTCGGCATGGCTCAGGCCCGCAAGCAGCCTGGTGACTTCATTCCGAGCCCTGGCCAGTTCATTGAGTGGTGCAAGCCGTCACCCGAAATGCTGGGCCTCCCGCCGCTGATCAAGGCCCATCGCGAAGCCTGCCGCAACGCCCACCCTGGCATGGCCGGGCAGGGTAACTGGTCGCATGATGCCGTTTGGCACGCAGCGAAAGAGTGCGGCTTCGAAAACCTGAACCGCCTCGCGACCGAACTGAGCTTGAAGCTCTTCGAGCGCAACTATGCCATTGCGGTACGTCGCATTCTTGCCGGCCAGCCGCTTCAGCCCATGCCATTGGCGATCACGCATCACGCACCGGTGCGCTCCACTCCTGAGGTTGGCCGTGAAGCGCTCGCCGCATTGCGTGCCGCGCGAGGCGCCCAGGCATGACTGACCCGATGCTGATCAAGCCTGACCTCACCGAGTACCGCTGGGCCCTGTACGCCTGCGGGCATCTGCTCGATCTCACTGATAAGCCACATCCGCCCGTTGGCCTGTACCGCGATGAGGCGTCGGCACGCATCCACGGCAAGCGCATGTGGCCCGCCACCTTCACTGTTGTTGACCTCCACAAGGACGACCGCCCATGAAGCAATCCAAGTTGAGCAAGGCCGCGCGTGGCCGGGAGTGCCAGGTGCGCATCCCAGGCGTATGCAACGGCAACCCCGAGACCACAGTGCTGGCTCACTACCGGATGTCCGGCACCTGCGGCGTTGGCATGAAGCCGAACGATCTTCAGGGCGCCTGGGCGTGCAGTGCCTGCCACGACGCATGTGACGGCCGCAGCCAGTTGATCAGCCGCGCCGAAGCCCGCCAGCACCACGCCGAGGGGGTTATGCGCACCCAGGCCAAGCTGATCAGTGAGGGGGTAGTTGCGGCATGAGCATGGAGAACTGCATCTGGCTGATCGTGTTTGGCCTGCTGCTGATCGGGGTCGTGGTAGCGCATGTGCTCGACCAGCGTCGCCGCCGTTCCTACGAAGAGTTCAACCGCCAATTTCGGGATCGGAAGACTGAAGTCGAGCGCCAAGCAAGGAAGGCCCTATGAAAACCACCAAGCCAGCCCTGTTCCGCCCAAAAAAGACCCGGGCCAAGCCCATTGACCGCGAAGGCCTGGAGCAGGCCTCGCTGATGCGAGAGGTCGCGCTGCGCTATCCGGCTGCCGCCAAGTTGATCTACCACGTCCCGAATGGTGGTCATCGGCACAAGCTGGTGGCGATCAAGCTGAAAGAGCAGGGCGTGAAAGCCGGTGTTCCCGACCTGGTATTGCCCATGGCGCGTGGCGGGCACTTTGGCCTGTACATCGAGTTCAAGGCCAAGCCGCCGTTTGATGCCGCCGTGTCGCCAAGCCAGGACGCCTACATGCAGGCGCTGCTCGATCAGGGCTATCTGGCGATTGTCTGCCGCGGCGCCATCGACGCGCTGGAGGCGATTCGCGCGTACCTGCTGCAACCGCAGACCAAGGTGGCCGCATGACGTTGGCTGTCGCTTTCTCTGATGCCGAAATTCGCCGCCGAAGCGCCGGATCGAGGCGATGGAAGAGGATGTAATCATCTTGGCCGACAGCTTTTACGACATGAACACCTGGGACTTGGACGCCACGCCAGAGCCGACGCGCCGCCGCTGGAGGGCTCAGATCAACGAAAAGCTCGACGGCATGGTGGACGACGCCTTGGCTGAAGTGCGGGTGATTCTGGAGGCTGAAGGATTGCTGATGAAAGAGGCAGCATGATTGCCTGTTGACATCAGTGAGCGACTGAGCGAAATTGTCCCCATCCTATCATTCCTGCGCGTGTTGAGGAGTGACCCCGAAAGCCCGGCCTAAGTGTCGGGCTTTTTTGTTATCGCTTCGGTGATATCGTAGCGCTTCAAGGAAAAGGAGTTGCTATGCGTCGCGATCTGAAGCTGGTTAACCATTTGCTACGTTTGATTCAAGACCACGCGGACTATCAAGGGATCTATTTGATAAATCTGACCGATATGTGGGAAGGCTCAAGCGATTCCTCGAGCGGGCCGCTCGCTTATGATCAGCTTGTCTATCTGGTCAACCGGTGTGAGGAGGCAGGATTTCTGTCTGTTGCCGCTGGCAATCTCATTCAGCTGACTTGGCAAGGTCACGATTATCTCGACGCCCAAGACGGCAAATAAAGTTTAATTCACTCTTCATGAGCCCCGAGTTTCGGGGCTTTTTCATTTGCGCTCCCCGAAAAGGGAGGAACTGAGATGCCTAACATGCCCGAGAAGGACCCTGGCCTGTGGGCCGCAGTGATTGCCTGGGCGATCGCTCACCAACCGCAGCTGTACACCGGAGGCACAGCCGCGGCTGTTGCGATGTGTCGCGTTATCTACGGTGGTGGTGGTCGCCGCAAGATGTTCCTTGAAGGAATCCTGTGCGGCTTGATCGGTACGAGCCTGATGCCTGTGCTGGAGTACTTCTCGCTGCCCACTAATCTGGCGGTGTTCGCTGGCTGCATGGTCGGCTTCATCGGGGTGGAGAAGCTGCGCGAATACTCCGACCGGTTCATGAGCCGGAAGGTTGAGGGCTGATGGCTACCGGTTCGTCCTGGCATCACCTGTACAAGACCAAGCGCTGGTATCGATTGCGCTGGCATCAGCTGCAGGCTGAGCCCTTGTGTCGGTTGTGCGCTGCCCTTGGGTTGGTGACAGCTGCCAACACCGTCGACCACATCAAGGCTCACAAGGGCGTCGAGTCGTTGTTCTTCGATGCCAGCAACCTGCAGTCGCTGTGCAAGCACTGCCATGACTCGATTAAGCAGCGGCTGGAGAAGACCGGCCACCTGGTTGGGCATGACCTGTCGGGCGTACCGCTCGACCCGATCCGGTTGGTAATGCCTTGAATATCACCAAGGCTATTCGCCAGGGTGCCCTCCTGTTGATCGGGCACTGGTATGCAAGTCGCGAGACTGTCGTTATCGGAACGATCACCGCCGAGCTCCCCATGGCCACCAACGCCCTGTGGAAGCCGCATCGCTGGGTGAATATATGAGGGCCGGCCCGCTGAAGCACCGCTGCGTGGTGACGAAGCCGCACAGGCAGAAGAACACCTCTGGTGGTGCCGCCGAGACCTGGCAGGATGCCGGCAAGGTATGGGCGGATACTGGGGCGCCTACCAGCACGGGCGATCAGTAGAGCGCACCGACGCCGCATTGAAGTCCTCGCAGCGTGACAGCGACGACCACTTGGCTGAAGTGCTGGGCGAGCGTGACGCAAGACAGGAAGAACAACGACGCGCCGAGGCGCAGGAGGAGGTGAGAGCCCATGCACAAAAGGAACGCCAGGTTGCGGATGCTGGTGCTGCTGGCGCCGATGCTGCTGGTCAGCGGATGCGGGACGATGCAGCCAAGCTCGCCGCCACCGTCAGTTGTCCCGCCACGGATACCACCGCTATTGCCCGAGGCCAGGCAGCCACCCGCGCCGCCATGGTGCTCTCCGACTTGCTCGCACGGGCTGATAAACGAGCGGGAGAGCTGGCGAAAGCATATGACCGGGCCCGAATAGCTGGTTTGACCTGTCAGTCTCAATATGAGTCGCTAGTCCCGCCATAGCGGGTACTATGTTTTACTCGTTTTCAGGTTTCACGGTAATAAACGTACCTACACTCATGAGTGTATCTATATCGTTGATTAGTAGCTTCGGGCCTGGGCGGCTGGCCGTCAGGGGCCAAAGTCTCTCGAAAAATTCGTCCCTAAATATGATTTCTTGACTTAGCGCTGATTGGGCTCTTTCTGAAGTGCAGCCGAGAATGCTGAATGTGGCTTGTCCGATATTTATGGTTGAAAGGTAGAAGGTATTGTCGATTTCGTCCGTTATTCCAGATCTAACATACCTGAGGTAAGTGTTGGCGTTGAAGTAACTTTTACAAAGCCAAACAAATGTATATGGTGGCGGTTTTAGTTTGCTTCTTAGTAGCCGGTTATGCTTGGCAGGGAATCCTGGCAAGTCGTCTCGATGCATCAGCGCGTGAACGGCGGCTGTTTTCACAGACCACATTGCAAGATCTAGCCTTTGCGCGCTATTTAGCTGCATTGTTGTACCATAGAAGAGATCAAGAAGAAGATTTTCTGCCCTGATTTCAACTTTGTTCATCCATCCTGAGTTGCACTCGTTGCACACCGAATTTACAGTGCTGTCAAATGGGCCGTGAGGTATGGCTTTCTGATTTAACTTAAAATCTCCGGTCGGATTAACGGTCTTGTTTTCCCAAAATATCTCATTTGGGGACCAAGGGAATAAGGTGTTAAACTTGTCCCTTAATACATGTTCTTTGGTGAAATGTATGTCCGGCGGGCTTTTATGGCAAAATGGGCATTGTTTTTTATTCTTCATGCTTCATTCCGTCCGTGTAATACCTAATGAGAATATATCATGCCAAGCTTAGGCTGGCGGATTGTTGTTTCGCAACTCAGGGTGCTGGCCTGTCAGATTCCACCAAGCACTAGGCGCGGCAGGAAAATGCTGCCCCCATAACCCTCTATACTCTCCAGTCCAGATAGCAGGGAGCAGGGTATGAACGACCTGGAAGGGAAGATCGCTGCCGGCGAGCCACTGATGCAGCAGGCAATGGGTGCGCTACGTCGTTACCACGAGGCTCGGGACTCTCATAAGCCGGCGGAGGAGGTGGAGCGCCTGCGGTTAGAGGCAGAGTCACTGTTCGAAGCGGTTCATGAGTACCAGCGCCGTGCTCTTGGCAGGCCTGCGCATCCACTCCACTGACAACCTCGCAACTCCGCGAAAGAGAAGAGCGCCATCAGAGGCCAGGGAAATGAAGGGTTCGACCAGTGAGACAGCGACGGCGGAACTGCTGATGAAGCAAGCGCTGGACGCGCTGCGCCGATACAACGAGGCCAAAGGTCACGCTTCACCGGAGGAGGTGGAGCGCCTTGGGCTTTGGGCGGTTTCGCTAATGACGGAAGCTCAGGAGTATCAGTTGCGGGTTTTTGGCGGCCCGATTTAACCCTCCCGTCAGAAATTTCTCTTCAACAAATTGACCGCAAGGCTTTCAGAATATTTACTGTACATTCGTACAGTATAGGAAGTCGTGCGTCATGAGCTATTCCATCATAGGGCCCGCAGCAGAAGGCGGCCTGAAAGTGCCCTTGTGCTTGTTCCATGTGCCAGCTGGATTCCCTTCGCCAGCAGCGGACCACATCGAGGCCCATATCTCTCTGGATGAGGTTCTGAACATTCGGGCGCCGCATGTGTACCTGGTGTCAATCACCGGCGAGAGCATGCAGGGCGCCGGCATCTTCGAAGGCGATCTGGCGATAGTCGATCGCTCGATCGAGCCCGCGCACGGTCATATCGTCGTGGCTCTATTGAACAACGACCCGGTGTGCAAGAGGCTGTGCATCCGGGGGAAAGACGTCATTCTGCTGTCCGAGAACCCGAAATATCCACCCAGGTACGTGCTTGAGGGTGATGAGCTATCAATCTGGGGCGTGATCACCGGTAGCGTGCGCAGCCATGTCTAAGCCACCAGTCTTTGCCTTGATCGACTGCAACTCGTTCTATGCGTCCTGTGAGCGGGTATTTCGGCCGGACCTGGCCAAGGTCCCGATCGTGGTCCTTTCGAACAACGATCTGAGGGGTGGGAATCGTTAGTAAATCCTGTAGAGTCCGCGCCACCTTCTGAACCCCTCTGGAGCAGCAGTTTCCAGGCTTCATAAGGCAATCCATTGGAAGTGGTTTAGGGCAGCGGCATGAGGCTGGTATTCGCAACAAAAGACCTAGCATTAGCAGGTCGATCCTTTGAAGGCTTTCCGTTGCTGATTGGGTCAGAGGGATGGCCAGTCGAGCCAGCTCAATCCTTCCTTTGGCACACGCTTATCGAGTCAGGTGAGGCCCTAAGCGATTTGACTTGGGAAGCCTATGGACGGCGTCTGTACGATTACTTTGCCTTCCTGGAAGCCAATGGATTGGCCTGGGACGAGGAAAGCCCGGCTCACGGTCTGAGTGCTCTGTCGAGGTATAGGGATTGGTCGAGCGGAGAATTAGCACTTGATCCCGGCACGGTGAACAATCGTCTGGCCTTGATCGTGAGGTTCTACCGATGGGCTAAGCAGCGCAACCTGATAACTGTGCTGCCCTTCGGTGAGAAAAGGGTAAGAGCTGCCCAACATTCCGGTCTTCTCAGTCATATCGCTCGGCCCGGAGCCGAGAGCACGAAAGTTTCGGTGATGGTTCGCGACCGAAAGCGCTTGACCAAATTCCTGACCAAGGATCAAGTCAAGGTATGCCTTGCCCTGGATACCGATCCAAGCCACCAGATATTGTTCCACCTCATGGTGCGTACCGGCCTTCGCTCCTGTGAGGCGAGGTCTTTTCCTCTCAAATATGTGTTCAACCCCAGGTTGAAGAAGGGACTGCGCCCAGGGCAAATGATCAGTGTTGCTCTTGATCCTTCAGACATGCATATCAAGTACGACCGGCCTAGAACTATCGACGTGCCATGGTCGTTGATGGAGAGCATGTGGTCTTACTCCCTTCACCAACGAGAGGTTCGTAAGTCCAATAGTGATGGACGTGTTACCGCGCTGCTGCTGACTAATGAAGGCAGGCATTATTCAAAAGATTCCGTAGTGGACGTTATGAAGTCCTATGAAAGAAAGTGCGGCTTCTATGTTCGGGCCCACATGCTACGCCACACCTATGGGACTTATACCTTGCTTGCTCTTCGAAAAAGTAAAGAGTTTGAAGGTGAGCCATTGTTGTATGTCCGAGATAGGCTGGGGCATTCAGATGTGCAAACAACTATGATCTATTTGCATCTCATAAACCAGCTTGAAGCCCAATCCGTCCTTGCTCACGAGGACGAAATTGACATGATGTTTATGACTGATTCGGTTTCGCGTATCTGAGGTAGCACCATTGGCTCGGCAAAAAAGCTACAAGGCGGTTATGCGGTCGGTTACAAAAGGATTCGAGGCTGTCGAAGATGATATCAAGATTGACCTGCCGAGAAATCCGAGAAACCACAGGCAACTCGATCATACGAAATATTTAGGCTTGGGCTTCGATGCTTGGGCAATTCAAAGTCTTCACGTTATCAAAGCTTTGCTACAAGGAGGAAACTTCTCAGTGACGACCTTGATTGGTTACTCTACGAACGGACTAAGATTTTTTATAAATTTCTTGAGTGGCGGTTCGGTCAAGTCGCCACCTGCAACGCCAAACAGTCTTACCAAACGCCACTTGGAGCGATACGTCTCTTGGCTGAGGCTAAAATACCCTAACGGCTCGACAGCCAAGAATTACTATACTAGCTTCAAGTCGTTAGTTGTTGTTTTGGCTGAATATGGATTTATTGAAGTCAATCTTGACGATCTTTTGCCCCTCAATCCATTTCCTAATAATGCGCAGAGCACTAAAGATGCAGATCCGCTCACCTTGGGTGAAATGCAAAGGCTGATTGGCGCTTTGAAGTCAGATCTTATTGCCATCCATAAGGGTGCATTCCTTGGAAATGGCGCGGAGGCGATGGCTGTATTGCTACTAATTACTGCGGCAAGGTCTGGAATCAATACTACGCCGCTCTTGGAGATGAAGAGGGATGCCCTACAGCCTCACCCATTTATTCCTAATCTCAGGTTGATTACTACCGTCAAACGTCGAGGTAAAGGCGCACAGAGCAAAACAATCCGTCAGACTAATCTGCTAGATGAGTACAGTGCTATTCCCCTGGATGGGGTGGCAGTCCTCAATAAGGCGCTGGAGATTTCTAAGCCACTCGTAGCACTGGCACCTGATGAAATATCTTCATGTGTGTGGTTATATCGCTCGGGCCAGCCTGGCCGCTCGAACGACATCGTTACCCTTACACCCGGTGCTTTATATGTCACGGCAAAAAGCATTTGTGAGCGTCATGCGCTTCAGGATGATCAAGGCAATCGGCTAAATGTCACGCTTAGTCGGCTGCGAAAGACTATGGAAAGCCGTTTGTGGAAACTGAGTGGTGGCGACATTATAGAAGTTTCCTCCGTTATGGGTCATACCCCTGGTGTCGCCGATAATCACTATTTGAAAATCAACGATGAGATCAAGATCGACGGGGCGACATTTGTTGGGGAGGCTTTTCCGGACAAACTACGTGGCATAAACGTTATACCAACCCCGCCAGGCGGCTGCAAAGATAGCCTTTACGGTAGTCTGGCACCAAAGGATGGCGTCAATCATTGTTCTGAATTCATCCACTGCCTCGGTTGCCCTAGCTATGCAATTGTAGGCACCTTGGAGGACTTATACCGGCTGTTCAGCTACCAACAATTCTTGTATGCAGAAGTCGAATACTTTCTCACGGACGAGTGGGGCGCATGGCGCAAGCGTCAGTTTGACTATATTCGATTGATAGATGATTTCACCCAGAAGTTTGATCTTGCATTGGTTTCGCAAGCAAGGGCTCAGGCTGAGTCATCTCCGCACTTGTTCTGGGCTAAAAAAATCGAGTTCATGAAGAAAAAATTGGACGGTGAAATTTGAGCATAAGAACCACGAGTGCGGTGTTAAAGGCATATGATGTCCTCATCGCACAACCAGTTTCAGCGAATGGCCTAAGTCCCGCAGAGCGGGATGCAATCGTGATCAGCGCTATCGTTAATGAAGATGGAGAAACCTTCGTTCTTAGCAGGTTTGGCGATGCACAGTGGGATCTTCGCCCGTTTTTTGATCAGGCCAATGTTGCTCATTCTTATAAATTCATCAACTGGGATATGGGCATGCCTCGGGCGCTTATTGATGACTGCAAAGCTGTTGCTTATGCTTGGTTTAAAAGAGGAATGCCTAGATCCAAACCTCCTATCGCACGGGGCATTACTACTTTCGCCGTCGTCAGCGCGATGCCTTTTGTTCGCTGGTTAAACGATCTAGGAGTTTCAAGCTTTGCAGATGTCCGTCCGATCCATGTCAGCAATTACGTTCATCATTGCAAATATGAATTGAAGTTAAAGCCTCTCCCGCTGTATGGGCGATTACGGGTTATTGATTTTCTTTGGGTGTTTTCTGCCGACACGATGTTTCCCATTCAGAGTTATCCTTGGGGTAATTCGACATTGTGGCGGATTTGTGGGGTCGCGAATGTAAAAGGGTTGGGTGCTGCCACTAAAAACGTCGGGCGAACAGATATTATTCCTCATGATGAACAATCTAGGATTTTCAACTATTGCGAAAGCATTGTCCGGGAGATGAAGGCCGAATTGGCAGCCAATGGTATTGGATATCATCCTAGTGATGAACGGATGGCAATTCGTTGCAGAGATGCTGTTCTGTATATAGTTTCAATCACTAGCGGCATGCGCAATGACGAGGCAATTGGAATTGAGGTTGGCGCTTGGCGCAAAGAGTTAAAAAACGGGGTTACCTTTTGCTGGGTGACCACAATCGAGCACAAGACAGGTAAAGGCCAAGTCGAATATCTTGTACCAGAACTGACGATTGAAGCTTTAAGTCTTTTGGCAAAATATTCAGTACCCATCAGAAAAGAGCTGGATGAAGAGATTAGACAGCTTGCAAGCAATCGGGATTTTTCGTATTCAACTGAACATCTCCTTAGGCTCGAAAAAGCCCGAAAAGACGCGAATAAACTATTTTTGGGACGAAACACACAAGGAGGGAAAGTTCAGGAAAGCCATCACGTTGAGGCTCTCAGCGGGCAAGCATCCAATGCTGCGTTTGACCGTATAGCTAAAGCCGCTGGAAGCGATTGGCCGTTGAGGACGCATCAATGCAGGCGAACATATGCAAGATGCTTTGTAGAATCCCGTATGGGCCGCACTTCATTGATCTACCTCAAATGGCAGTTCAAACACAGCAGCATGAGTATGACCCAACTCTATGCATCCAATCCGCAGCAAGACCTGACTCTCTTTGATGAGATCTTCCAGCAGATGACAGAGTTTAAAATTGACCTGATCGAATCATGGCTCGATGATCAGCCACTGGCAGGGGGCGCTGGCGAAAAGATTGTGGAGTTGCGGGCGATTCCAATCAAGGATAGAGCTGCTTTGCTTGCCCAGACCGCCCCACATGCCAACATTCGTGCGACTGGACACGGCTGGTGCATCGCCACAGAGCGGGGCTGCGGAGGTGCTGGTCTATACGAAGCCACACGGTGTCCAGGGTGCAAAAATTCGGTGATCGATGAAGTCTTCGCCAGCACTTGGCAGGACATCTACATTCAACAGCGAGAGCTGATAAAAATTGAGGATGCAGGCCCCGCTGTTAGGCAGCGCGCAGAACGCGACTTGCAGGTTGCACTAGATGTAATTACCAGCCTTGGCCTTTCTCCAGTTGAGGAAATGGAGGAGGCGGCAAATGACTAGACAGGCGGTGGGCCCTGACTCTCCTATTCGCTCCAGGTCGAAGACACTCGCCGCGCTCAACAAGGTCGTCGACGATCTAATTGCTGGTGACGAAAAGCTTTCCATCACATCCGTTGCCCGTGCCGCAGGTGTGACTCCGGGACTCATCCATAACACTTACCCAAGCATAGCGGAAAGGATTCGCAACATCGTTGGCAAGTCGGTGCGAGCCCAGCGAGACTCTAAGCATCAAGCGTTGATGAGCGAGAAAGAAAAGAACAGGGTGCTCCGTGCAGAGAATGATCAGCTTTTAGCGGAGGTAGCTCGGCTGGCTTCG encodes the following:
- a CDS encoding VRR-NUC domain-containing protein; the protein is MKTTKPALFRPKKTRAKPIDREGLEQASLMREVALRYPAAAKLIYHVPNGGHRHKLVAIKLKEQGVKAGVPDLVLPMARGGHFGLYIEFKAKPPFDAAVSPSQDAYMQALLDQGYLAIVCRGAIDALEAIRAYLLQPQTKVAA
- a CDS encoding phage antirepressor KilAC domain-containing protein, with product MSSREIAELIGKAHDNVLRDARALVKQGVLKSEETPYTHPQNGQAYPEFLLSQRDTLVLVSGYNAQLRAKIIDRWQELEGRVVGQFQIPTTFAEALRAAADQAEQNLQLQKVVELQAPKVAAIKRLAAAGGAICITDAAKHLQVSPSKLFDWLEQHRWIFRRKGSRRWIAYQPRITAGLMKHKVTGLKPDAETGAERAAFDVLVTPKGIARLAELLREVA
- a CDS encoding DnaT-like ssDNA-binding domain-containing protein, with protein sequence MAGDWIKFELTTLDKPEVCQIADLADIDLDAVIGKLMRVWGWFDQQTEKGNAPSVSKKLLDRLVGVIGFCEHMKSVGWMVESDGVISLPHFERHNGKTAKNRLLTAKRVANHKATNAKGNAANVSGALPKEDVDKNKEPLSTHEPVDPRMPSEMTLAWVPDDKLLKTYAVHSGVALTLFTEEVRRAFTAHYESRGQVNTQAEWVQMLVKWVVSDKNRAAASNVTQFRPKGSPTQEFDDDDDHWAPGVQS
- a CDS encoding phage head completion protein, producing MRAGPLKHRCVVTKPHRQKNTSGGAAETWQDAGKVWADTGAPTSTGDQ
- a CDS encoding head-tail connector protein produces the protein MNITKAIRQGALLLIGHWYASRETVVIGTITAELPMATNALWKPHRWVNI
- a CDS encoding DUF2514 domain-containing protein → MGGYWGAYQHGRSVERTDAALKSSQRDSDDHLAEVLGERDARQEEQRRAEAQEEVRAHAQKERQVADAGAAGADAAGQRMRDDAAKLAATVSCPATDTTAIARGQAATRAAMVLSDLLARADKRAGELAKAYDRARIAGLTCQSQYESLVPP
- a CDS encoding transcriptional regulator → MTPIEKLVDFFGGQAKTAAALGVSQAAVSYWFTGAHTMSAKRAFLAEELTDGAVTAKELCQPVKGKAA
- a CDS encoding XRE family transcriptional regulator encodes the protein MQAYKLPYKFTGMDTLADRIKAARKHAQLTQRSLAEKVGVEQPVISQLETGKNLRSVHLTKIAQVCQVSPIWLAEGVGPMVQEGTKPTNQVTHHEIELLGELSAWDEGDPLDEDDVEVPYFAEVEFSGGNGMTEVIEVAGRKLRFSCATLRAAGVDKRSAAVARVKGRSMERLILDGAAIGFDMSDTSIIDGEIYAFNHGGMLRTKYLYRLPQGSIRISSENDDEYPDEVMTAEQWHDEVRMLGRVFWWSTVRRSPRRK
- a CDS encoding DUF1364 domain-containing protein; this translates as MKQSKLSKAARGRECQVRIPGVCNGNPETTVLAHYRMSGTCGVGMKPNDLQGAWACSACHDACDGRSQLISRAEARQHHAEGVMRTQAKLISEGVVAA
- a CDS encoding phage holin, lambda family, with product MPNMPEKDPGLWAAVIAWAIAHQPQLYTGGTAAAVAMCRVIYGGGGRRKMFLEGILCGLIGTSLMPVLEYFSLPTNLAVFAGCMVGFIGVEKLREYSDRFMSRKVEG
- a CDS encoding replication protein P — protein: MKNVAVIAQGLWSDAKAGELIPAGVSEQKVRDTEERNTLVAAINELFKELRSIRSAWRQAWPDKETYQAAKRQWYQAFLEEGICSQGQVAFGMAQARKQPGDFIPSPGQFIEWCKPSPEMLGLPPLIKAHREACRNAHPGMAGQGNWSHDAVWHAAKECGFENLNRLATELSLKLFERNYAIAVRRILAGQPLQPMPLAITHHAPVRSTPEVGREALAALRAARGAQA
- a CDS encoding HNH endonuclease, with the protein product MATGSSWHHLYKTKRWYRLRWHQLQAEPLCRLCAALGLVTAANTVDHIKAHKGVESLFFDASNLQSLCKHCHDSIKQRLEKTGHLVGHDLSGVPLDPIRLVMP